The sequence ACATTGCTCTTACTCTAACTTGGATCAAAGTTTCTTTAATCCTACatatttacaatatacaacatgaAAGAAGGTAAAggcatataaataaaaagtaacggagaaattaatatcgataaaaaataattatgcaacgctttgttttttattttaaaacgtCCGTTCTTTGTTGCAATGTTCCTTTCCAGTTAGAGCTATAAAATGTATTCCATCGATTACAGACTATTCTTAACGTTGATTTTATATTCCTTTTTCATAATTACGTGCAAAGATAGGTGTTATTATGCTGTTTCTTTTAGGCACATGATCCAAGATGATTGATACCGTTATCTTAGCAGAAAACAAAATCATGTATTTTCGTTTCACTTTTACACATCATATATAACAAATACGCATCTTCTTTCAGTATCTTGAGCATAATAAGAATTGTTTGTGCACCGTATTATAAAGTATTTGCATCTCTTTTTGCTTAAAGATGAAAGTATTTAAAAGCTGGTCTTATAAAGGCTGCTTTAATTTAGAATACACAGTAAGATACATCTAATTAATAtactaacatttttttattaaatttgaaactaaAACTTTTATTGCTAAGCTAGTTTTATTCTTGCCCTTTCCATACATTTCGAACAtcatatcaaatataaaatttaaagaaaagaattcAACAATTCTAGGCTTATACCCAgttgtaatttatataaaagcttgaataatttatataaatatcttttttaaataaaattgtttaaagtatctaaatatatatattacatttcaaAAAATTGCCCTTAACAGGTACGTTCTTACTTTAAGAATATTGTGCACATTAGAGGcatattaaaaagagaaatataaaatttgcaaaattaatttAGAGCCTGTTTGTTTTTCAGCTACATTATAAGTAGCATTTCCAgactaatacatatatatatatataactgcaAAATTTGGAACCATCAACAACTATTCCATTACATCATGAAAGTGTCTCTGATAAAGCTCGCTGTATCAATCTCTCAAATTTAAATTGCCTAAATTATAAAACAACTTTGTTTTAAGATtaagataaaaatgtattaagttCTCAAAATAGAAAATGGAGGTGGCCCAGTCTGCCTCATCATCATTGCAAAACTACTTAATCCTTCTTCACCATTATTATGGCTATTCTGATTATTCTGTGAACTGTTTAGATTTTTGCTTCTGCTACTATTATGACTTTGCAAATGTTTTTTTAAGTGATCCTTTCTATAAAAAGCTTTGCCACATTCTGTACAAACTTGATTTTTGCTACCTGAGTGTATAATCATGTGACGTGCAAGATGTTCATTGCGTTTAAATGCTTTGCAGCACATATTACACTGATAAGGCCTATCTTTATTGTGTCCTTGTTTGTGACGATCTAGATGTTCCTTGCGTTTTAAACTTGCACCACAAATATCACAAATGTGAGGTCGTTGCCTGTGATCTTCTAGATGTTCATGTAATGCCTCTCTGTCTTCAAATCTGTATGCACATTCTGGACAATGATATATTAACATAcctgaaacaataaaatttatcatttacaAAAAAGAACATTCTCAATTTCtgttatatcttttttcatGTATTTACCATTGATATGTTGTGGCTCGACTTCAAATTCAATTTTTGGTCGAATTTCTTGGCAATTATGCGTTGAATTATTGCTATTTTCTTCATACTTAGTTACATATGGTAAACCTAATGTACTAGAACATCGTGCTAAGTATTCTGAAGTAAGTCTAAAGTCTATTTGTAACGGATCAGTCATAGTTGCTGCATCTACTTTTTGAATAGTCTGTGTACCAGAAGATTGATGAGATATCTGAGGGCATGTTTCCTTATTTCCACAATTATTCTCATTTCTATTTTCATCTGTTTGTTGAACATGAGTTACTGGATGTCCAGAGTATGTATATCCAGTGATATTAGGCTGATTATGTTGATGGTTGTGCATATCCgatggatattttatattacgtgGATCATAAGCCATCTTTCAAcgtatgataaaataaatatccttATTGTTtgtctataaatataaaaatactgtaataaaaaattaacaagaCTTAAAAAATTACACATAATTACAGATAAAAAAATTGTCAATTGGGACTAACAACTGAAGATCATTTTTAGGAAAGTTGCATTAATAATTTAAGAGattgaatttcaatttttatctaaaaaaaagCGAAACTAAACTAAGAAATACtttactttttacattttatcaacaaAAAAAAACTTGATCAAACTGTGAACGACACATCAGTGTCGAATAGAAAGATTCGTTAGCAAAAATTTACATATGAAGACAATGCTGTCGTAAATTCGACGTAAATGAGAAGCTTTATTGAGCAGGTCAGGAAAGATGTCATTTACtattcaatatttttgaaaattcgaaatattcttAGAAAATATTGCAGTTACTACGAAATAAAACTATTTATCTACATTATTCACGTGAATCAAATTTACTCACCCCTTAGTGCACAGTCAGTTGTGAAATCAGCACATAACTGATCACTATTTGTTTGTATTGAGCTTGGCCATCTTTACACATCAGCTGCTGTAGAAATTCCGAGTCCTTCTTCTAACAGgctatttattttacaaaactaTACACTTTGATTATGTATGAATGATTCATTTATTAACaagatattataaaacaaaCTAAGTACTCGATTAATCTCTCTCAATCATGATCACTTTTGTATAGTGCAGTTTCGTTTCGAAATACGTAACGATGCGATGATCACACAATAGAAAAGGTATACCGCATTTAAAAGAGGCGGCTATTTAAGGCATTCGTCGAAAAAAAATCACGATTTGTATCAATATATATCCCGAtcaaatcaataaatattaggcaaatacgttataattttagtaatatttttatcgattctaATCAATGTCTTTCaatgatttcaaatttattatatattcctatcataaaaatattacatttatttagttAGTATTGTTTCTGTAtcttaaaatatatatcgtaCTCTTGTACTCTATAATCATTTTCTAATAATACtaagaatataatattcattcatctttatgtatttatgtgtgtgtattattaattaatattttatgtattgatatgtcatatatattttatatatgtgacgaaattttatttttactttttcttttatttgccaGAAAAGCTGGTAATATTCAATGGATACTGGTTAATACATATCTACGATAATAacgctatttttatttaaatttaaaaccgGTATGACTAGGTACGAATGCATTTTCGCAATGATGACATCTTGCGGTAAATAAATCCACGTTTCAGGACCGTAACTTCTTTGCGtgacaattaaatatatttatattattattatcttagtGAAAATAGCTTcgatatttaatcaaatttaaataaacctATTAATCCGATTTACTAAATTTTGGATTTTTTACTGGATTTTATACCGATAGGAAAGTATAAACAGTTTACGAAATGTAAattcaagaaattaaaaataagattaaatattttttcttaacgAGGGTGTAGTTTTAACAAATCGTAAAAAAtaacttaattaaaataaattccaatGTTACTATcactataattataattgtatggTTTCTTAAAAACAGAATGTTGGGAAtagtaaaaattaacaaaaaaataaGTTTAAAGTTCATTGCCTCTTCGAAgaatatcgaaaataaaaaatggagaGTAGTAAGCATACGTAGGTTAATGTACACATAGTGAACCAGATGTTTGTATATTTAAACTTATTATGTACAAGgggttatattatattaaacaacGATTTGCTATATAGGTATTTGCCTATAAGAACTCGTAACATCGGTACAATATACTTGTTAATCGCATGACCACGGAGTGGTCACAGAACAAAACTTGATTATAAACTTGGTATTTTTTTATCAAGAAAAATGAGACGAAGGATATAAGCGTGTATATCGAATTTGTAATAGTTAATTGGCTCGAGTATTCTTTTGTCCAGTTGCAAATACATGTTTATAATCGATTTAAAAGATACCATTGAAGTTTTccgatatttgcaaaaatatagaaacgaTGTGTTATAAATTAGTAAGAATCGATAATGTGAAAGAAGTTTCGAAAATACAACTGAATACGAATGAACAGCCGTTTCTTTGCGTTTCAGGAAACTTCTTTGATATAATTATCGAAATATGTATACTCTCACTCAAAAGTCTTAGGACATTTATCGTTTTTAATAAAACCTTGGTATccgatttaaattataaattataaattgcttGCATGTTTCAATAACATTTACTTTCTTTATCATATAACTAACAATTTTTGATATCTTTATTGTATACATAGCCTTAtccattattatttttaacctAATACAATAATTGTCTTAAAATTTTTGAGCGAGGAAGTAGTTTCGTGAAATATTCATGTTTGTAATGATTCGATGAAAGATCATCGATTACGTCCACTTGAGAATCACGACGAGCGTTGTACGATGTCTATTTAACGCGAGTTCCAACGagcgataataataaattactattCGCATGCACTTTTGGCAGACGCTTGGCGAACAACAGATTATCTTTGTTACCAGCTAAATAGCGAGCATTCAGGAATATTTAGAGCGTACAACAGCGTGTCTCGAATGATCAGACTTCTAATTGATTTTTCAACTTGTAGCACAAAAAGCAATAAATCATATCTTTCTTGACACATTTTACGAAATAGATATCTTAACACGTTACCTTGAGCAAAGATACTTAACACGTTCGACACCGTAAGAAATGTAACATTTCGAATGATATCGTCGAATCGTATTAacatattaaattacaatatctaattatataaatattgtgaatatataataaaacggtttttttttttattttagtttaataTTAAACAGAAGAATATTTCTGTTAAACAAATGTTTTTGTtcaatgtttatattattaacaTCATCTCATACGGCATGGGACATGTtagtgaaattatttaaaatcaagTAGGACATAAGCAACGAAGAAGGAACATAATACCTCTCGTACAGGCTGCAATTCGCCAACGAATAATTTCAACGAGAAGAGTTTATGATTTCGTTACGTTGGTTGTATCAAAGAATACTGTTCtatcatttttctttcgaaGAGTATCGTTTCATACAACAGAATCTCGCTCTTACTCAAATTTTAGAGACACTGGAATGCACGTGGGTAGCAATAAAGTATATTAGTAATACAGTCTCAACATCTTCTACTTTCGCGATACatgaaaaattgagaaaattgtCGGCGTGCGTTTCACCTACATGTACACATGTGCAACAGCATTCTTTCGATGTTAAACAAATAGCAAACAAATATCGATAACTCTTACGCAATTACGTATACATTTCGGATCTCGTTTGTCAATGATAGACACCTTCGAGGTTCCATTCCATAACTGTTTTTCGGTTTCGCGGAGAAATTTGAAGTTGACGAAtatttgtttctaatttctAGAATACCTTTCAATCATGTCCTTGACGATGTGATCGAAGTGAAGATTTCTCCGGTGAGCTTTCAAACGCTGCCTTGAAAGTAATTcgtacatttttctttcctttttttcttttttttttttttttttttttttttttacttcttccGATTGATCGATAGAGCAAcattttttcaaactttttgCATCTTGCcgcattttattattttatgattcGAAAATAATGTCGACAAGATCAATTGCCATGTGGTAAGATACCTAACAGAGGCAACACCTAAAACGAGAACCTTGTTCTCGAAAATATAAAAGTCACGCGTGAAGAAATCTCTAATCGAAATTGCTGCTTTTCGAAGGACGATCTTCTACGATGTTCAGTCTCTCGGAGAAATTTGTTTACCGAAAATAcatacatttatgtatatttgtataatcaATGTAACATCGTGAGTATTTTTTTGCTGATTACACACAGAGAACAAAAGTGATATACGCGACATCTTTCTCTTATTTATTACTACGCGAGGGAGTCGCGGACATAAAATTAACAAAGCATCGCTACAactcccttttttttcttttacgtcGCTTTTATGTTTCTTGAATcgctaaatgtatatatatatgtatatgtatatgtatatatatatatataaaacagcaTTCTTTGTGCACAGTACACCGTATATAGTCGACTTCCGTTACCGCGCATCAGTTGAGGGATTAATAACTTGAATTAGTTAATTACACATAGTTCAAGTACATTTACATACACATCTTTATCACATACTATTCGAAAACTCATGTTATTTGCATGTGAATTATAACAATTTCGATATggattgtacatatatatatatatatatatatattaatgttgTTTAGTTAGGTATGCCTGTGTGACCCCCTGAACGATGTTATCCTCATTCTCGACGCGATGATACtgaaatttctttgaaattttttttcatgttatttttataacatatatcttTCGGCAAtggtatagaaatatattttttaacggaCAAAGACAAAAGTGtagaaaagattaaatttcattttatagatGATACGAAGAcgataaaagaaaggaaaacataTTCAGAGAGAACATTCATTGTTGAAATAATGTTCAAATaccgaaataataaaatatagaaaataaatgagAGAGTAACGCTTTTAGTGatacgtaatataataatttatgttatttcGATCGTTTTGACTATATTAGAGATAAAGGATATCGTCGAGAATATTGAAACAGCGTAGAGGAGCACGATGATATCGATAAATAAACTCATATTCGACATTTATATCCTGCAACTTTTCATGGATGGTGTCCTGTTGCATCGAATAAATTAGCGTAACAATTGTAGCATGAACGAAAGAGATTTTAACAATTTCGCACACCTGTTCACTTAGCACACCTGCACATTGGTAACAACGATATCAACGTTTTTTCTTATcaataacgatattaataatttcatcatACTTGTATTATTGTAACGTAACTTTATTGTTAAAACTTAATGGACAAGTACGTTCATCGTTCCAATTTCACTGGCAATTTTCTGCATAATTTAAGTatcattataaagtataatttaattaaaacgaggcatagaataattttttaaataccttTTTTAAGTTTgccaataaaaagaaaattgcaaACGTTTTACgcatttaaatacaaatttctataGATATTGAATCACTGGAATCAAATGTACCGTTACAATGTTCGTTCTAACTTAGTAGAACATGTATATGCTCATCGTCCTTTAAGTattaacaaaaacaaaatgGAATAAAGCGTTTTCTATTTATACATAGTCTAAACATGTCGCAGTCAGGTTTCCTAAACGCATTTTAAATACGCTATTCAGTAGTGCttgcgtatatgtatatacttcgATTTATCtcgtgtatacatatgtatgctcTTCGTTAAtgtgtattattttttcttccagTAAATTCATCTTGTGGTATATGCAACAGAATGTGTTAAACATATCTACGGAAAAAATACAAAGTTcatcgaattttatttcttctattgTTCCAACCTTCTTGcattataattatcaaataaatatcttgtagaaATCTAAGAGCTACGCAATTTACACATGAGATTTACAGAAGGAATagaaattacttttaaaaaatagaacattTTAAACGATATAATAAATTGAAAGCATTCTAgaataatattcatattttgaataaaaatcacaaatcGATACATAGAAAATCTAATCATTCGATTAATAGCAAGAAAAGAATAATATCatcttgtaaaataattatagaaatatcgttgttaaatattaaacgatGGAAATAGATATAACGAAATTTCGTCAAACGATGTATCATTAATTATTACTAGTAAAATATAGTTCGTACAACCGAAGATTAATTCGACTCTTTGGACGAGGCCCTCTAAATTATTGGAATTAAGCGTGGCATTAGGTCATTTGGTTTATTCCGATAAATATTCATTCTGGCACACACGTCTTCAATTCCCGCCAGTTACTACTTATTTGCCACCGTgtgatgtatgtatgtatactctCGAAGCATCCAAAACAGCAACGATATCGATACACAATAATACCATATTTATATCAGTAACACATAATATAATACGATTTTACAGTCatttacttcttcttcttcttcttcttctttcttttttgttcacTGGTAAATGATATATTGACAACGCTTGGTATTTTTATGATATAGTTATTACACTATCaatgatggtgatgatgatgatgatgatgatgatgatgatgataatgatgataataataatagtaatcataataataatcataatagtgGTATAACaataacataattattataataattaccatGAAATAATACAGATAGAAATATATACAGCATGCGTAATACATTGTCGTTGTTGTAATGTTATATGATTATAATAGTAAAAGTAAAGATACACGCGGCTCTTTGTGTTTGATTCGAA comes from Bombus terrestris chromosome 7, iyBomTerr1.2, whole genome shotgun sequence and encodes:
- the LOC100647776 gene encoding zinc finger protein 227, with amino-acid sequence MAYDPRNIKYPSDMHNHQHNQPNITGYTYSGHPVTHVQQTDENRNENNCGNKETCPQISHQSSGTQTIQKVDAATMTDPLQIDFRLTSEYLARCSSTLGLPYVTKYEENSNNSTHNCQEIRPKIEFEVEPQHINGMLIYHCPECAYRFEDREALHEHLEDHRQRPHICDICGASLKRKEHLDRHKQGHNKDRPYQCNMCCKAFKRNEHLARHMIIHSGSKNQVCTECGKAFYRKDHLKKHLQSHNSSRSKNLNSSQNNQNSHNNGEEGLSSFAMMMRQTGPPPFSILRT